A part of Rhodamnia argentea isolate NSW1041297 chromosome 8, ASM2092103v1, whole genome shotgun sequence genomic DNA contains:
- the LOC115728073 gene encoding ABC transporter B family member 20 isoform X2, giving the protein MSFFDTYGNNGDIVSQVLSDVLLIQSALSEKVGNYIHNMATFFSGLAIGFVNCWQIALITLATGPFIVAAGGISNIFLHRLAENIQDAYAEAASIAEQAVSCIRTLYAFTNETLAKYSYATSLQATLRYGILISLVQGLGLGFTYGLAICSCALQLWVGRFLVTNGKAHGGEVIAALFAIILSGLGLNQAATNFYSFDQGRIAAYRLFEMISRSSSSVNHDGSTLVSVQGNIEFRNVYFSYLSRPEIPILSGFYLTIPAKKAVALVGRNGSGKSSIIPLMERFYDPTLGEVLLDGENIKNMKLEWLRCQIGLVTQEPALLSLSISDNIAYGRDVTMDQIEEAAKIAHAHTFISSLEKGYETQVGRAGLALTEEQKIKLSIARAVLLNPSILLLDEVTGGLDFEAEKVVQAALDLLMLGRSTIIIARRLSLIRNADYIAVMEEGQLVEMGTHDELVGRDGLYAELLRCEEAAKLPRRMPVKHYKGATAAFEIEKDSSVNHSFQEPSSPKMAKSPSLQRFPGVHGFRPADVTYSLQESPKVRSPPPEHMQENGIPTDAGDNEPSMRRQDSFEMRLPELPKIDVQSVQRQVNGSDPESPVSPLLTSDPKNERSHSQTFSRPHSHSDDIPIKSKDAEDRTHGEAPSLWRLAELSFPEWLYAALGSVGAAIFGSFNPLLAYVIALIVTSYYRSHEGPHLRPEVDKWCLIIACMGVVTVVANFLQHFYFGIMGEKMTERVRRMMFSAMLRNEVGWFDEEENSADTLSMRLANDATFVRAAFSNRLSIFIQDSAAVIVAVLIGMLLQWRLALVACATLPVLTVSAIAQKLWLGGFSRGIQEMHRKASLVLEDAVRNIYTVVAFCAGNKVMELYRSQLKRILKQSFLHGVAIGFAFGFSQFLLFACNALLLWYTALLIKNEHMDPPTGMKEFMVFSFATFALVEPFGLAPYILKRRQSLTSVFDIIDRAPKIDPDDISAMKPPNVYGSIELKNVDFCYPTRPEVLVLSNFSLKVNGGQTVAVVGVSGSGKSAIISLIERFYDPVAGQVLLDGRDLKLYNLRWLRNHLGLVQQEPIIFSTTIRENIIYARHNASEAEMKEAARIANAHHFISSLPHGYDTHVGMRGVDLTPGQKQRIAIARVVLKNAPILLLDEASSSIESESSRVVQEALDTLVMGNKTTILIAHRAAMMRHVDSIVVLNGGRIVEEGTHDSLMSKNGLYVRLMQPHFGKGLRQHRLV; this is encoded by the exons ATGAGTTTTTTCGATACATATGGGAACAATGGGGACATCGTGAGCCAAGTATTAAGTGACGTGCTACTCATTCAGTCTGCTCTCAGCGAAAAA GTTGGAAATTATATTCATAACATGGCCACTTTTTTCAGTGGCCTAGCTATTGGGTTTGTCAACTGTTGGCAGATTGCCCTGATAACGTTAGCAACTGGTCCTTTCATTGTTGCTGCTGGAGGAATATCCAATATATTTCTTCATAGGCTTGCTGAGAATATCCAAGATGCATATGCAGAAGCAGCTAGCATTGCTGAACAG GCAGTTTCATGTATTAGGACCTTATATGCATTCACCAATGAAACATTGGCCAAGTATTCATATGCAACTTCACTGCAAGCAACTCTGAGATATGGTATCCTGATAAGTCTCGTGCAAGGACTTGGGCTTGGATTTACTTATGGGCTTGCAATATGTTCTTGTGCCTTGCAACTTTGGGTTGGGAGGTTCCTAGTTACGAATGGAAAGGCTCATGGTGGTGAAGTCATAGCAGCCTTGTTTGCTATAATACTAAGTGGCCT AGGTCTGAATCAAGCTGCAACAAATTTCTACTCATTTGATCAAGGAAGGATTGCTGCTTATAGACTTTTTGAGATGATTAGCCGATCATCCTCTTCAGTCAATCATGATGGGAGTACTTTGGTGTCTGTTCAAGGAAATATTGAGTTCCGGAATGTGTATTTCAGCTATCTTTCTCGTCCTGAAATCCCTATTCTGAGTGGATTTTATCTCACCATACCTGCTAAGAAAGCTGTTGCACTTGTTGGCCGGAACGGTTCAGGGAAGAGCAGTATCATTCCTCTGATGGAGCGGTTTTATGATCCCACTTTAG GAGAAGTTCTTCTTGATGGAGAAAATATTAAGAATATGAAATTGGAATGGCTAAGATGCCAAATAGGACTGGTTACCCAGGAACCTGCCTTACTAAGCCTGAGCATCAGTGATAACATTGCTTATGGCCGGGATGTTACAATGGATCAAATTGAGGAAGCTGCCAAAATTGCACATGCACATACCTTCATCTCTTCACTCGAAAAAGGATATGAGACACAG GTCGGTAGAGCTGGTTTGGCATTGACAGAAGAACAGAAAATTAAACTTTCTATTGCGAGAGCTGTGCTTCTAAATCCATCAATTCTTCTGCTTGATGAGGTCACTGGTGGACTTGATTTTGAGGCTGAAAAGGTTGTCCAGGCAGCTCTTGATCTCCTTATGCTGGGGCGCTCTACTATAATCATTGCTCGGCGTCTTAGCCTCATCAGGAATGCCGATTACATTGCTGTGATGGAGGAGGGACAGCTCGTTGAAATGGGCACACATGATGAATTAGTAGGCCGGGATGGTCTTTATGCAGAGCTTCTTAGATGCGAAGAAGCAGCAAAGCTTCCTAGGAG GATGCCTGTTAAACACTATAAAGGAGCTACTGCtgcttttgaaattgaaaaggatTCTTCAGTAAATCATAGCTTCCAAGAACCTTCATCTCCCAAAATGGCAAAATCACCCTCTCTTCAGCGGTTTCCTGGCGTTCATGGATTTCGACCAGCAGATGTTACTTATAGCTTACAAGAATCACCAAAAGTGCGGAGCCCCCCTCCTGAGCATATGCAGGAAAATGGTATCCCAACAGATGCAGGGGATAATGAGCCATCAATGAGGAGGCAGGATAGTTTTGAGATGAGATTGCCAGAGTTACCAAAGATTGATGTTCAGTCTGTACAACGACAAGTGAACGGTTCAGATCCTGAGTCTCCTGTTTCACCCCTTCTGACATCAGATCCGAAAAATGAGCGTTCACATTCTCAAACATTTAGTCGACCCCATAGTCACTCTGATGATATTCCGATAAAATCAAAGGATGCAGAGGACAGAACACATGGGGAAGCACCGTCACTGTGGCGATTGGCAGAGCTTAGTTTCCCAGAATGGCTTTATGCTGCATTAGGCAGTGTTGGTGCTGCAATATTTGGCTCTTTTAATCCTCTACTTGCTTATGTAATCGCCTTGATAGTAACATCATACTATAGATCTCATGAAGGTCCTCATCTGAGGCCGGAGGTTGATAAATGGTGTTTGATCATAGCTTGCATGGGAGTAGTAACTGTAGTGGCCAATTTTCTTCAGCACTTCTATTTTGGTATCATGGGGGAGAAAATGACGGAAAGAGTTCGTAGGATGATGTTTTCAG CAATGCTTCGCAATGAAGTGGGATGGTTTGATGAAGAGGAGAATAGTGCTGACACTCTATCCATGCGCTTAGCAAATGATGCTACTTTTGTCCGGGCTGCCTTTAGTAATCGTCTTTCCATATTTATACAGGACAGTGCTGCTGTTATTGTGGCTGTCCTTATAGGGATGCTGTTACAATGGCGACTAGCACTTGTGGCTTGTGCAACCCTGCCCGTTCTTACTGTTTCAGCTATTGCACAG AAACTATGGCTTGGTGGCTTCTCAAGGGGTATCCAGGAAATGCACAGGAAGGCATCTTTGGTCCTTGAGGATGCGGTTCGAAACATATACACCGTTGTTGCATTTTGTGCTGGTAACAAAGTCATGGAGCTGTACAGATCACAATTAAAGAGAATACTCAAGCAGAGTTTTCTTCATGGAGTGGCAATTGGTTTTGCATTTGGTTTCTCCCAGTTTCTACTTTTCGCTTGCAATGCCCTTCTTCTGTGGTACACTGCATTATTGATTAAGAATGAACATATGGATCCACCGACTGGCATGAAGGAATTTATGGTTTTCTCCTTTGCAACATTTGCTCTAGTGGAGCCTTTTGGACTGGCTCCATATATACTGAAACGACGGCAATCTCTTACATCTGTATTCGACATAATTGACCGAGCGCCTAAAATCGACCCTGATGATATTTCGGCAATGAAGCCTCCTAATGTCTATGGGAGTATTGAGTtaaaaaatgttgacttttgttaTCCAACTCGCCCCGAAGTATTGGTCCTGAGCAATTTCAGTCTTAAGGTAAATGGGGGACAAACTGTGGCGGTGGTTGGAGTTTCAGGATCTGGAAAGAGCGCCATAATATCTTTGATTGAAAGATTCTATGATCCAGTTGCTGGTCAGGTTTTGCTAGACGGACGAGATTTGAAGCTTTACAACTTGAGATGGTTGAGAAACCACCTAGGCCTTGTTCAGCAGGAACCCATTATATTTTCAACAACCATCAGAGAAAATATCATCTACGCCAGGCACAATGCAAGCGAAGCAGAGATGAAGGAGGCTGCTAGAATAGCAAATGCTCATCATTTCATCAGCAGCTTGCCTCATGGTTATGACACGCATGTGGGGATGAGAGGTGTTGATCTAACCCCAGGACAGAAACAGAGAATTGCAATTGCTCGTGTAGTTTTGAAGAATGCCCCCATATTGTTATTAGATGAAGCTAGCTCATCCATCGAATCTGAGTCAAGTAGGGTGGTGCAGGAGGCTCTTGATACGCTGGTGATGGGAAACAAAACCACCATTCTTATAGCCCATAGAGCTGCAATGATGCGGCACGTCGACAGCATTGTAGTTCTAAATGGGGGACGCATTGTGGAAGAAGGAACCCATGATTCTTTAATGTCCAAGAATGGTTTGTATGTACGTTTGATGCAACCTCACTTCGGGAAGGGTTTGCGTCAACACCGTCTTGTTTAG
- the LOC115728073 gene encoding ABC transporter B family member 20 isoform X1 encodes MMISRGLFGWSPPHVQPLTPVSEVSEPPESPSPYVDTSAEPGGPAGAQVEPEEEMEEPEEVEPPPAAVPFSRLFACADRLDWGLMIVGSLAAAAHGTALVVYLHYFAKIVDVLHLGDPRGASTPPSSNPEMFHRFKELSLSLLWIAVGVFAFGWIEVSCWILTGERQTAVIRSKYVQVLLNQDMSFFDTYGNNGDIVSQVLSDVLLIQSALSEKVGNYIHNMATFFSGLAIGFVNCWQIALITLATGPFIVAAGGISNIFLHRLAENIQDAYAEAASIAEQAVSCIRTLYAFTNETLAKYSYATSLQATLRYGILISLVQGLGLGFTYGLAICSCALQLWVGRFLVTNGKAHGGEVIAALFAIILSGLGLNQAATNFYSFDQGRIAAYRLFEMISRSSSSVNHDGSTLVSVQGNIEFRNVYFSYLSRPEIPILSGFYLTIPAKKAVALVGRNGSGKSSIIPLMERFYDPTLGEVLLDGENIKNMKLEWLRCQIGLVTQEPALLSLSISDNIAYGRDVTMDQIEEAAKIAHAHTFISSLEKGYETQVGRAGLALTEEQKIKLSIARAVLLNPSILLLDEVTGGLDFEAEKVVQAALDLLMLGRSTIIIARRLSLIRNADYIAVMEEGQLVEMGTHDELVGRDGLYAELLRCEEAAKLPRRMPVKHYKGATAAFEIEKDSSVNHSFQEPSSPKMAKSPSLQRFPGVHGFRPADVTYSLQESPKVRSPPPEHMQENGIPTDAGDNEPSMRRQDSFEMRLPELPKIDVQSVQRQVNGSDPESPVSPLLTSDPKNERSHSQTFSRPHSHSDDIPIKSKDAEDRTHGEAPSLWRLAELSFPEWLYAALGSVGAAIFGSFNPLLAYVIALIVTSYYRSHEGPHLRPEVDKWCLIIACMGVVTVVANFLQHFYFGIMGEKMTERVRRMMFSAMLRNEVGWFDEEENSADTLSMRLANDATFVRAAFSNRLSIFIQDSAAVIVAVLIGMLLQWRLALVACATLPVLTVSAIAQKLWLGGFSRGIQEMHRKASLVLEDAVRNIYTVVAFCAGNKVMELYRSQLKRILKQSFLHGVAIGFAFGFSQFLLFACNALLLWYTALLIKNEHMDPPTGMKEFMVFSFATFALVEPFGLAPYILKRRQSLTSVFDIIDRAPKIDPDDISAMKPPNVYGSIELKNVDFCYPTRPEVLVLSNFSLKVNGGQTVAVVGVSGSGKSAIISLIERFYDPVAGQVLLDGRDLKLYNLRWLRNHLGLVQQEPIIFSTTIRENIIYARHNASEAEMKEAARIANAHHFISSLPHGYDTHVGMRGVDLTPGQKQRIAIARVVLKNAPILLLDEASSSIESESSRVVQEALDTLVMGNKTTILIAHRAAMMRHVDSIVVLNGGRIVEEGTHDSLMSKNGLYVRLMQPHFGKGLRQHRLV; translated from the exons ATGATGATATCGCGAGGGCTGTTCGGCTGGTCGCCGCCGCACGTCCAGCCGCTGACGCCGGTCTCGGAGGTGTCCGAGCCGCCGGAGTCCCCTTCCCCGTACGTCGACACGAGCGCGGAGCCCGGGGGCCCCGCCGGTGCCCAGGTGGAGCCGGAAGAGGAGATGGAGGAGCCCGAGGAGGTGGAGCCGCCCCCCGCCGCCGTGCCGTTCTCGCGGCTCTTTGCCTGCGCGGACCGCCTCGATTGGGGCCTGATGATCGTTGGAtctctcgccgccgccgcccacggCACCGCTCTCGTCGTTTACTTGCATTACTTCGCCAAGATTGTGGACGTCCTTCACTTAGGGGATCCGCGAGGAGCGTCGACTCCACCTTCTTCAAATCCCGAGATGTTTCACAGGTTTAAAGAG CTCTCTCTATCGCTTCTTTGGATCGCGGTTGGTGTCTTTGCTTTTGGTTGGATTG AGGTCTCATGCTGGATATTGACGGGGGAACGACAAACGGCAGTCATCCGGTCAAAGTATGTCCAAGTGTTGCTTAACCAGGACATGAGTTTTTTCGATACATATGGGAACAATGGGGACATCGTGAGCCAAGTATTAAGTGACGTGCTACTCATTCAGTCTGCTCTCAGCGAAAAA GTTGGAAATTATATTCATAACATGGCCACTTTTTTCAGTGGCCTAGCTATTGGGTTTGTCAACTGTTGGCAGATTGCCCTGATAACGTTAGCAACTGGTCCTTTCATTGTTGCTGCTGGAGGAATATCCAATATATTTCTTCATAGGCTTGCTGAGAATATCCAAGATGCATATGCAGAAGCAGCTAGCATTGCTGAACAG GCAGTTTCATGTATTAGGACCTTATATGCATTCACCAATGAAACATTGGCCAAGTATTCATATGCAACTTCACTGCAAGCAACTCTGAGATATGGTATCCTGATAAGTCTCGTGCAAGGACTTGGGCTTGGATTTACTTATGGGCTTGCAATATGTTCTTGTGCCTTGCAACTTTGGGTTGGGAGGTTCCTAGTTACGAATGGAAAGGCTCATGGTGGTGAAGTCATAGCAGCCTTGTTTGCTATAATACTAAGTGGCCT AGGTCTGAATCAAGCTGCAACAAATTTCTACTCATTTGATCAAGGAAGGATTGCTGCTTATAGACTTTTTGAGATGATTAGCCGATCATCCTCTTCAGTCAATCATGATGGGAGTACTTTGGTGTCTGTTCAAGGAAATATTGAGTTCCGGAATGTGTATTTCAGCTATCTTTCTCGTCCTGAAATCCCTATTCTGAGTGGATTTTATCTCACCATACCTGCTAAGAAAGCTGTTGCACTTGTTGGCCGGAACGGTTCAGGGAAGAGCAGTATCATTCCTCTGATGGAGCGGTTTTATGATCCCACTTTAG GAGAAGTTCTTCTTGATGGAGAAAATATTAAGAATATGAAATTGGAATGGCTAAGATGCCAAATAGGACTGGTTACCCAGGAACCTGCCTTACTAAGCCTGAGCATCAGTGATAACATTGCTTATGGCCGGGATGTTACAATGGATCAAATTGAGGAAGCTGCCAAAATTGCACATGCACATACCTTCATCTCTTCACTCGAAAAAGGATATGAGACACAG GTCGGTAGAGCTGGTTTGGCATTGACAGAAGAACAGAAAATTAAACTTTCTATTGCGAGAGCTGTGCTTCTAAATCCATCAATTCTTCTGCTTGATGAGGTCACTGGTGGACTTGATTTTGAGGCTGAAAAGGTTGTCCAGGCAGCTCTTGATCTCCTTATGCTGGGGCGCTCTACTATAATCATTGCTCGGCGTCTTAGCCTCATCAGGAATGCCGATTACATTGCTGTGATGGAGGAGGGACAGCTCGTTGAAATGGGCACACATGATGAATTAGTAGGCCGGGATGGTCTTTATGCAGAGCTTCTTAGATGCGAAGAAGCAGCAAAGCTTCCTAGGAG GATGCCTGTTAAACACTATAAAGGAGCTACTGCtgcttttgaaattgaaaaggatTCTTCAGTAAATCATAGCTTCCAAGAACCTTCATCTCCCAAAATGGCAAAATCACCCTCTCTTCAGCGGTTTCCTGGCGTTCATGGATTTCGACCAGCAGATGTTACTTATAGCTTACAAGAATCACCAAAAGTGCGGAGCCCCCCTCCTGAGCATATGCAGGAAAATGGTATCCCAACAGATGCAGGGGATAATGAGCCATCAATGAGGAGGCAGGATAGTTTTGAGATGAGATTGCCAGAGTTACCAAAGATTGATGTTCAGTCTGTACAACGACAAGTGAACGGTTCAGATCCTGAGTCTCCTGTTTCACCCCTTCTGACATCAGATCCGAAAAATGAGCGTTCACATTCTCAAACATTTAGTCGACCCCATAGTCACTCTGATGATATTCCGATAAAATCAAAGGATGCAGAGGACAGAACACATGGGGAAGCACCGTCACTGTGGCGATTGGCAGAGCTTAGTTTCCCAGAATGGCTTTATGCTGCATTAGGCAGTGTTGGTGCTGCAATATTTGGCTCTTTTAATCCTCTACTTGCTTATGTAATCGCCTTGATAGTAACATCATACTATAGATCTCATGAAGGTCCTCATCTGAGGCCGGAGGTTGATAAATGGTGTTTGATCATAGCTTGCATGGGAGTAGTAACTGTAGTGGCCAATTTTCTTCAGCACTTCTATTTTGGTATCATGGGGGAGAAAATGACGGAAAGAGTTCGTAGGATGATGTTTTCAG CAATGCTTCGCAATGAAGTGGGATGGTTTGATGAAGAGGAGAATAGTGCTGACACTCTATCCATGCGCTTAGCAAATGATGCTACTTTTGTCCGGGCTGCCTTTAGTAATCGTCTTTCCATATTTATACAGGACAGTGCTGCTGTTATTGTGGCTGTCCTTATAGGGATGCTGTTACAATGGCGACTAGCACTTGTGGCTTGTGCAACCCTGCCCGTTCTTACTGTTTCAGCTATTGCACAG AAACTATGGCTTGGTGGCTTCTCAAGGGGTATCCAGGAAATGCACAGGAAGGCATCTTTGGTCCTTGAGGATGCGGTTCGAAACATATACACCGTTGTTGCATTTTGTGCTGGTAACAAAGTCATGGAGCTGTACAGATCACAATTAAAGAGAATACTCAAGCAGAGTTTTCTTCATGGAGTGGCAATTGGTTTTGCATTTGGTTTCTCCCAGTTTCTACTTTTCGCTTGCAATGCCCTTCTTCTGTGGTACACTGCATTATTGATTAAGAATGAACATATGGATCCACCGACTGGCATGAAGGAATTTATGGTTTTCTCCTTTGCAACATTTGCTCTAGTGGAGCCTTTTGGACTGGCTCCATATATACTGAAACGACGGCAATCTCTTACATCTGTATTCGACATAATTGACCGAGCGCCTAAAATCGACCCTGATGATATTTCGGCAATGAAGCCTCCTAATGTCTATGGGAGTATTGAGTtaaaaaatgttgacttttgttaTCCAACTCGCCCCGAAGTATTGGTCCTGAGCAATTTCAGTCTTAAGGTAAATGGGGGACAAACTGTGGCGGTGGTTGGAGTTTCAGGATCTGGAAAGAGCGCCATAATATCTTTGATTGAAAGATTCTATGATCCAGTTGCTGGTCAGGTTTTGCTAGACGGACGAGATTTGAAGCTTTACAACTTGAGATGGTTGAGAAACCACCTAGGCCTTGTTCAGCAGGAACCCATTATATTTTCAACAACCATCAGAGAAAATATCATCTACGCCAGGCACAATGCAAGCGAAGCAGAGATGAAGGAGGCTGCTAGAATAGCAAATGCTCATCATTTCATCAGCAGCTTGCCTCATGGTTATGACACGCATGTGGGGATGAGAGGTGTTGATCTAACCCCAGGACAGAAACAGAGAATTGCAATTGCTCGTGTAGTTTTGAAGAATGCCCCCATATTGTTATTAGATGAAGCTAGCTCATCCATCGAATCTGAGTCAAGTAGGGTGGTGCAGGAGGCTCTTGATACGCTGGTGATGGGAAACAAAACCACCATTCTTATAGCCCATAGAGCTGCAATGATGCGGCACGTCGACAGCATTGTAGTTCTAAATGGGGGACGCATTGTGGAAGAAGGAACCCATGATTCTTTAATGTCCAAGAATGGTTTGTATGTACGTTTGATGCAACCTCACTTCGGGAAGGGTTTGCGTCAACACCGTCTTGTTTAG
- the LOC115728071 gene encoding uncharacterized protein LOC115728071 produces MESTPKLKLKLVVDKSKQRVVFAEAGKDFVDFLFHIQALPIATLAHIRAMKADSVDGSLGNLYKSIADLEYVYFVMPRHKQNLLKPTFLNPGPNIKVPFTLLLPSDSSSSSRQTHCYMCPTKDWTYYSSQKVADNPSVRCPRCTSVVMDRRVEFVEVPTGQTGYVKELVKYVVMDDLVVKPMTSDSCIAMLKDKAAMIENKFVDFGMDEGKLLLEASVQSKTVLTDVFLSKKGQQ; encoded by the exons atGGAGTCAACACCAAAGTTGAAGTTGAAGCTCGTGGTCGACAAGAGCAAGCAAAGAGTGGTTTTTGCGGAAGCAGGAAAGGACTTTGTGGACTTCCTCTTCCACATCCAAGCCTTGCCCATTGCGACTCTCGCGCACATTCGAGCCATGAAAGCCGACTCCGTGGACGGCAGCTTGGGCAATCTTTACAAGAGCATTGCGGACTTGGAGTATGTGTACTTCGTGATGCCCCGCCACAAGCAGAACCTCTTGAAGCCCACGTTCCTCAACCCTGGTCCTAACATCAAAGTCCCGTTTACTCTCTTATTGCCTAGcgattcatcatcttcatcacgCCAAACCCACTGCTACATGTGCCCGACCAAGGATTGGACTTATTATTCCAGTCAAAAGGTCGCTGACAACCCTTCTGTGAGATGTCCTCGTTGCACCAGTGTCGTCATGGACCGAAGAGTGGAATTCGTTGAAGTGCCAACTGGGCAGACTGGTTACGTGAAAGAGCTGGTGAAGTATGTGGTGATGGACGACCTGGTGGTGAAGCCGATGACCAGTGACTCGTGCATTGCCATGTTGAAGGACAAGGCTGCCATGATTGAGAACaagtttgttgattttgggATGGACGAG GGAAAATTGCTGCTGGAGGCATCAGTACAGTCCAAGACAGTTCTAACCGATGTCTTCCTTAGCAAGAAAGGGCAGCAATGA
- the LOC125316304 gene encoding uncharacterized protein LOC125316304, with amino-acid sequence MESTPKLQLKLVIDKSKQRMVFAEAGKDFVDFLFHVHTLPIATLTHILAGKADSVDGSLGNLNKSIEDLQDVHFMMPDHKQNLLKPRFPYPFHHLHHCAHKYGIKVTDGSSLTCPGVDFIEVPAGETGYVKELVKYVVMDDLVVKPMTIGSCIAMLKDKAVMIEDKFVNFGMDEGKLLLEASLQSKTVLTDVFLGKKRQNDVATITPMFYRSSLLWSNAVITEEFECCPIIIY; translated from the exons ATGGAGTCAACTCCAAAGTTGCAGTTGAAGCTGGTGATCGACAAGAGCAAGCAGAGAATGGTTTTTGCGGAAGCAGGAAAGGATTTTGTGGACTTCCTCTTCCACGTCCACACCTTGCCGATTGCAACTCTCACGCACATACTTGCCGGGAAAGCTGACTCCGTGGACGGCAGCTTAGGCAATCTTAACAAGAGCATTGAGGACTTGCAGGATGTGCACTTCATGATGCCCGACCACAAGCAGAACCTCTTGAAGCCCAGGTTCCCCTACC cgtttcatcatcttcatcattgtGCTCATAAGTACGGTATAAAGGTCACTGACGGCTCTTCTCTGACATGTCCTGGAGTGGATTTCATTGAAGTGCCAGCCGGGGAGACTGGTTACGTGAAAGAGCTGGTGAAGTATGTGGTGATGGACGATCTGGTGGTGAAGCCAATGACTATTGGCTCGTGCATCGCCATGTTGAAGGACAAGGCTGTGATGATTGAGGACAAGTTTGTTAATTTTGGGATGGACGAG GGAAAATTGCTGCTGGAGGCATCATTACAGTCCAAGACAGTTCTAACCGATGTCTTCCTTGGCAAGAAACGCCAAAATGATGTTGCTACAATCACTCCCATGTTTTACAGATCCTCGCTTCTCTGGAGCAATGCAGTAATAACCGAGGAATTTGAATGCTGCCCTATAATTATTTACTAA